A genomic window from Candidatus Ancaeobacter aquaticus includes:
- a CDS encoding pyridoxal phosphate-dependent aminotransferase, which produces MFAERMKKIDSSGIRKVFELAKNMKDPINLSIGQPDFDVPDILKNEAVKAIESGFNKYTVTQGIDPLRKNVEKELDKKGIFYESSLITSGVSGGLLLAFMALIDPGDEVIIADPYFVMYTHLVSLMGGVPRYVDTYPHFRLLRSDIEKNITKKTKLIIINSPSNPTGTVYTREELTMVADLAREHGIIVLSDEIYDTFTYDGDYTHMGSLYNNTITLNGFSKSYSMTGWRIGYAAGPKDIIAEMTKLQQYTFVCAPSFAQKAAVNAFDFSMEPYIEDYKKKRDIVYNGLKDAFTVEKPHGAFYIFPEAPDGNASRFVERAIDNNVLIIPGNVFSQKDTHFRISYAVNDETLKRGVDQLNALREKVESEK; this is translated from the coding sequence ATGTTTGCCGAAAGAATGAAAAAAATTGATTCCTCAGGGATACGAAAAGTCTTTGAGCTTGCAAAAAATATGAAAGATCCTATAAATCTTAGCATAGGCCAACCTGACTTTGATGTGCCTGATATACTCAAGAATGAAGCAGTGAAAGCTATTGAGAGTGGGTTTAACAAATACACGGTTACTCAGGGAATTGATCCACTGCGCAAAAACGTTGAAAAAGAATTAGACAAAAAAGGCATATTTTATGAGAGCTCATTAATCACCTCCGGTGTTTCAGGCGGTTTGCTTTTGGCCTTTATGGCGTTAATCGATCCGGGTGATGAAGTTATTATTGCTGATCCTTATTTTGTGATGTATACGCATCTGGTGAGCTTGATGGGAGGTGTCCCACGATATGTTGATACCTATCCGCATTTTCGCCTGTTGCGATCTGACATAGAAAAGAATATCACTAAGAAAACAAAGCTTATAATTATAAATAGCCCCTCGAATCCAACAGGAACAGTGTATACCAGGGAAGAACTGACCATGGTAGCAGATCTTGCCCGAGAACACGGGATTATTGTCTTATCTGATGAGATATACGATACCTTTACGTACGATGGTGATTATACTCATATGGGATCGCTTTATAATAATACAATTACCTTAAATGGTTTTTCAAAATCATATTCTATGACCGGATGGCGTATTGGATATGCAGCAGGCCCAAAAGATATTATTGCGGAAATGACAAAGTTACAGCAATATACCTTTGTGTGCGCTCCTTCATTTGCGCAAAAAGCTGCGGTTAACGCGTTTGATTTTTCTATGGAACCGTATATAGAGGACTATAAAAAGAAAAGAGATATTGTCTATAACGGTCTGAAAGATGCCTTTACCGTTGAAAAGCCTCATGGCGCGTTTTATATTTTTCCTGAAGCGCCTGATGGGAATGCTTCGCGATTTGTGGAACGAGCGATCGATAATAATGTTTTGATAATTCCCGGAAATGTATTCTCACAAAAAGATACACATTTTCGGATATCATATGCTGTAAATGATGAAACACTAAAGCGCGGAGTTGACCAGTTAAATGCGCTGAGAGAAAAAGTTGAAAGTGAAAAGTAA
- a CDS encoding Fe-S-containing hydro-lyase, translating into MLKKMNETKIQMPLTVGKVRSLKAGQKVLLSGALYTARDQAHKKICHALAHNKRVPIDLSSALIYYCGPTPARPGRAIGSCGPTTSARMDEFTPALLAKGLKGMIGKGERSQEVVKAIQKNKAVYFIAVGGAGALLSCCVKKASIVAYSELGTEAVRKLEVEDFPVIVAIDSRGKTILKRG; encoded by the coding sequence ATGCTGAAAAAAATGAATGAAACGAAAATACAAATGCCATTAACAGTAGGAAAAGTAAGATCATTAAAAGCAGGGCAGAAAGTGCTATTAAGCGGGGCACTGTATACTGCACGTGATCAAGCACATAAAAAAATATGTCATGCGCTGGCGCACAATAAAAGAGTGCCAATTGATTTATCGAGTGCCCTCATATATTATTGTGGGCCAACTCCCGCACGACCCGGTCGTGCTATAGGATCCTGTGGCCCAACAACAAGCGCGAGAATGGATGAATTCACTCCGGCCTTGTTGGCAAAGGGGCTCAAAGGTATGATAGGTAAAGGTGAGCGTTCTCAAGAGGTTGTTAAAGCGATACAAAAAAATAAAGCGGTATACTTTATAGCAGTAGGAGGAGCTGGTGCGTTACTCTCATGCTGCGTGAAAAAGGCTTCTATTGTCGCATACTCAGAACTTGGGACTGAAGCTGTACGGAAACTTGAAGTTGAGGATTTCCCCGTTATAGTAGCTATTGATTCACGTGGAAAAACTATTTTGAAAAGAGGGTAA
- a CDS encoding fumarate hydratase: MVRKIHVKELTRIVQELCLDANINAPKDVMIELKKSLKKEKSDLAAYCLQSLVDNARIAKDNKLALCQDTGMVVVFLEIGQDVHLVGGDLSKAIDKGVRQAYKTGYFRNSVVDPLSRKNTGDNTPAIIHTTIVPGSRIKISVSPKGFGSENMSAIKMFNPTASIEDITLFIVETVKVGGARPCPPVIVGVGIGGTFEKAALLSKHALMEPINNKKKSLPIRKVENVLLKKINALGIGPQGVGGKTTALKVNVMTHPTHIAGLPVAVNICCHALRHKEKII; this comes from the coding sequence ATGGTAAGAAAAATACATGTTAAAGAGCTAACCCGTATTGTACAAGAACTGTGTCTTGATGCGAATATAAACGCCCCCAAAGATGTAATGATAGAGCTGAAAAAGAGTTTAAAAAAAGAGAAATCTGATTTGGCGGCATATTGCTTGCAGTCATTGGTAGATAATGCACGTATTGCCAAAGATAATAAACTTGCTTTGTGTCAGGACACAGGCATGGTAGTCGTTTTTCTTGAGATTGGGCAGGATGTTCATCTTGTGGGTGGCGATCTAAGTAAAGCGATCGATAAGGGTGTTAGGCAGGCGTACAAAACTGGTTATTTTAGAAATTCTGTTGTTGATCCATTAAGTAGAAAGAATACAGGCGATAACACACCGGCAATAATTCATACTACGATTGTTCCCGGCTCACGTATAAAGATCAGTGTATCTCCGAAAGGTTTTGGCAGTGAGAATATGAGTGCTATAAAGATGTTTAATCCAACCGCATCAATCGAAGATATAACATTGTTTATTGTTGAAACAGTAAAGGTTGGTGGTGCGCGACCATGTCCCCCTGTTATTGTGGGAGTGGGGATAGGGGGTACATTTGAAAAAGCAGCGTTACTATCAAAGCATGCGTTAATGGAGCCTATTAATAATAAAAAGAAGTCATTGCCAATTAGAAAAGTTGAAAATGTATTGTTAAAAAAGATAAATGCGTTAGGGATAGGCCCGCAAGGCGTTGGTGGGAAAACAACCGCACTTAAAGTAAATGTAATGACGCATCCTACGCATATTGCGGGATTACCTGTTGCGGTAAATATATGTTGTCATGCGCTCAGACATAAAGAAAAGATTATATAA
- a CDS encoding acyl-CoA dehydratase activase, translating to MNKQIGITTTVPIEVVYAAGYRACDLNNAFVTDSDPSRHILYAEENGFPRNMCAWIKGLYATIKQRDIREIIAVVQGDCSNAISLSERVETEGVSIIPFSYPYDGDSYLLKREIEKLMKYFNVSWEDVAQTKRKLDRIRSKVKKIDELTWRIGSVSGFENHIWQISCSDFNGDPDTFERELDEFYKVVSKRTVSAEPMDKLIRIGVIGVPPIVSDLYQYIEQSGAKVVFNEMQRQCAMPYVAADVVQQYMLYTYPYGIKKKIADIEGEIKKRNIDGIIHYVQSFCHHHAEHEIFKKELSVPILALECDKPGKLDGKEKLRIDTFTKSLSIKRGSTHLPKKSASNISGSITKSGKIKEKLTCGVDIGSRNTKIIYVQNEKIAKEQIFDTVDFYKCFGKHGEDSFSIDMSLFPERPGKIISTGYGRGNIGASGKNSISEIYAHIYGARYSTGHESFILVDIGGQDVKVASVKEGLVKDFIVNDKCAAGTGRYLENMSKILGISIDDLGMQYDSPEYLNATCAVFSETEVIGKINSGLSKEIIASSVNYSAFLRIKLYILKFLDGETPVLFTGGGARNIAIQHFAQEELGVSIVKIDRPQFAGALGCAWYGANVT from the coding sequence ATGAATAAACAAATTGGAATAACAACAACTGTGCCTATAGAAGTGGTCTACGCCGCCGGTTATCGTGCTTGTGATCTTAACAATGCGTTTGTTACTGATAGTGATCCGTCGAGGCATATTTTATATGCGGAGGAAAACGGTTTTCCTCGTAATATGTGTGCATGGATTAAAGGACTGTATGCAACGATAAAACAGCGTGATATTCGAGAGATAATTGCCGTTGTACAGGGAGATTGCAGTAATGCCATATCGTTGAGTGAACGAGTAGAGACCGAAGGAGTATCAATAATTCCTTTTTCATACCCGTATGATGGGGACAGCTACTTGCTTAAAAGAGAAATAGAGAAGCTGATGAAATATTTTAATGTTTCCTGGGAAGATGTAGCACAAACAAAGAGAAAACTTGATAGGATCAGATCAAAAGTAAAAAAAATAGATGAACTGACATGGCGTATTGGTAGTGTAAGCGGTTTTGAAAATCATATTTGGCAGATAAGCTGCAGTGACTTTAATGGTGATCCTGATACGTTCGAAAGAGAACTCGATGAGTTCTATAAAGTTGTTTCAAAGCGAACTGTTTCTGCTGAACCGATGGACAAGCTTATCAGAATCGGCGTTATCGGTGTGCCTCCTATAGTATCCGATCTCTATCAATACATTGAACAGTCCGGAGCAAAAGTAGTCTTTAATGAAATGCAGCGGCAATGTGCAATGCCTTATGTTGCAGCTGATGTTGTTCAACAGTATATGCTCTATACGTACCCATATGGTATAAAGAAGAAAATAGCGGATATTGAAGGTGAGATAAAAAAGAGAAACATTGATGGGATCATACATTATGTGCAGAGTTTTTGTCATCATCATGCAGAGCATGAAATATTTAAAAAAGAGCTTTCAGTTCCGATACTTGCTCTAGAGTGTGATAAACCGGGTAAACTTGATGGAAAAGAAAAATTAAGAATTGATACATTTACAAAATCATTATCTATAAAAAGGGGGAGTACTCACCTGCCGAAGAAAAGTGCCTCGAACATTTCTGGATCTATAACAAAGTCGGGAAAAATAAAAGAAAAGTTGACCTGCGGGGTTGATATTGGGAGTAGAAATACTAAAATAATCTATGTTCAGAATGAGAAGATTGCAAAGGAACAGATATTTGATACGGTAGATTTTTATAAATGTTTTGGAAAACATGGGGAAGATTCATTTTCTATCGATATGTCTTTGTTTCCTGAACGTCCCGGTAAAATCATTTCAACAGGGTATGGACGAGGCAATATTGGTGCCAGTGGTAAAAACTCTATCTCAGAGATTTATGCTCATATATATGGTGCCCGGTACTCAACTGGACATGAGTCGTTTATTTTAGTTGATATTGGCGGGCAGGATGTAAAGGTGGCATCGGTAAAAGAAGGGTTAGTAAAAGATTTTATTGTTAATGATAAGTGTGCTGCAGGAACAGGACGGTACCTTGAAAACATGAGTAAGATATTAGGTATTAGTATAGATGATTTAGGCATGCAATATGATTCGCCCGAGTATTTGAATGCGACATGTGCAGTATTTTCAGAAACCGAAGTAATCGGAAAAATTAATAGTGGCCTGTCAAAAGAAATCATAGCATCAAGTGTTAATTACAGTGCATTTTTAAGGATAAAATTGTATATACTCAAATTCTTGGATGGGGAAACTCCAGTGCTTTTTACTGGTGGTGGTGCGAGAAATATTGCAATACAACACTTTGCTCAAGAGGAATTGGGAGTGAGTATTGTCAAAATTGATCGCCCACAATTTGCAGGTGCTCTTGGGTGTGCGTGGTATGGAGCGAATGTAACATAA
- a CDS encoding 7-carboxy-7-deazaguanine synthase QueE, whose amino-acid sequence MEKEIKGKIVEIFHSIQGEGKYVGQRHIFVRLAGCNIGACSYCDTDYAAQSEMTAEEVVKNILLLRKKEDIRTISVTGGEPLVQDEFLENVLKLLSSEGVKILLETNGTMPEAFERIKTYVDIVSIDIKLPSSCSGKSYWSQHTEFLQRASEKDLYIKVVVGKETEGKEFSRAIDCVRKIDKAIPFFIQPESDIDGKCRITEEKLVDLFKLANKSLLEVRVMPQIHKILNVP is encoded by the coding sequence ATGGAAAAAGAAATAAAAGGAAAAATCGTTGAAATATTTCATTCCATACAGGGTGAAGGAAAATATGTAGGGCAAAGACATATATTTGTTCGTTTGGCTGGATGCAATATCGGTGCGTGTTCTTATTGTGATACAGATTATGCTGCCCAGTCAGAAATGACGGCCGAAGAAGTAGTAAAAAACATCTTATTGTTACGCAAAAAAGAAGATATTAGAACGATTAGTGTTACCGGTGGAGAACCTCTGGTTCAGGATGAGTTCTTAGAAAACGTGTTAAAACTATTAAGTTCAGAGGGCGTAAAGATACTCCTTGAAACAAATGGTACTATGCCAGAAGCTTTCGAAAGAATAAAAACATATGTTGATATTGTTTCTATAGATATTAAACTTCCAAGTTCGTGTAGCGGAAAAAGTTACTGGTCACAGCACACAGAATTTTTGCAGAGGGCCTCAGAGAAAGATCTCTATATAAAAGTTGTTGTGGGTAAAGAGACAGAAGGGAAAGAATTTTCTCGTGCCATTGATTGTGTGAGAAAAATTGATAAGGCAATCCCATTTTTTATTCAGCCGGAGAGTGATATAGATGGAAAATGTAGAATAACAGAAGAAAAGCTAGTCGATTTGTTTAAATTGGCGAATAAATCCCTTCTAGAAGTGAGGGTAATGCCGCAAATACATAAGATATTAAACGTACCATGA
- the queC gene encoding 7-cyano-7-deazaguanine synthase QueC, translating to MKKAVVLLSGGLDSATTLYVARKKGYEIFCLIFDYGQRHKKEMQSARQLAKASGVEHSTLKIALPWKGSALLDKAVPLPRKRKNCADNIPSTYVPSRNTIFLSYALSCAESIEAEAVFIGANAVDYSGYPDCRPEYFREFQHIVRVGTKAGVEGRGIKINVPLLHKTKAQIIKWGMRLKVPYELTWSCYDGGKVPCLTCDSCVLRAKGFKDAGVIDPAIKM from the coding sequence ATGAAAAAAGCAGTCGTATTATTATCCGGAGGTTTAGATTCCGCTACAACACTGTATGTTGCGCGGAAGAAAGGCTATGAGATATTTTGTCTTATCTTTGACTATGGACAAAGGCATAAGAAAGAGATGCAGAGTGCCCGCCAGCTTGCAAAAGCAAGTGGGGTTGAGCACAGTACGCTAAAAATTGCGCTTCCTTGGAAAGGGAGTGCTCTTCTAGATAAGGCTGTTCCATTACCTCGCAAGAGAAAGAATTGTGCGGACAATATACCTTCCACGTATGTTCCTTCTCGTAATACAATATTTCTGAGTTATGCTCTTTCATGTGCAGAATCGATAGAAGCGGAAGCAGTTTTTATTGGTGCCAATGCCGTGGACTATAGCGGGTATCCTGATTGCCGACCGGAATATTTCAGGGAGTTTCAGCATATTGTGCGTGTTGGAACAAAAGCGGGTGTTGAAGGACGAGGTATAAAAATTAATGTCCCTCTTTTACATAAAACAAAAGCCCAGATTATAAAGTGGGGAATGCGCCTAAAGGTTCCCTATGAACTTACCTGGTCCTGTTACGATGGGGGGAAGGTTCCCTGTTTAACCTGTGATTCTTGTGTGTTGAGAGCAAAAGGTTTTAAAGATGCCGGGGTCATTGATCCAGCAATCAAAATGTAG
- the queD gene encoding 6-carboxytetrahydropterin synthase QueD gives MFEAMIVTEFNSAHRLRNYNGKCENLHGHNWRVEVLVCSPELDRNGFVVDFVKLKKITNTFIKNLDHKVLNGTPFFKKINPSAENIAQLIYNNVKKKLPKSCSMSSVSVWETNANCATYREE, from the coding sequence GTGTTTGAAGCAATGATTGTAACAGAGTTTAATTCAGCACATAGGTTAAGAAATTATAATGGAAAATGTGAAAATTTACATGGTCATAACTGGAGAGTAGAAGTGCTGGTTTGCTCACCAGAACTTGATAGAAATGGGTTCGTTGTTGACTTTGTTAAGCTAAAAAAGATCACAAATACGTTTATTAAGAATCTTGACCATAAAGTGCTTAACGGAACACCATTTTTCAAAAAAATAAACCCATCGGCAGAAAATATCGCGCAGCTGATCTACAACAATGTGAAAAAGAAATTACCAAAAAGTTGCAGCATGAGTAGTGTTTCTGTCTGGGAGACAAATGCTAACTGTGCTACCTATAGAGAAGAATGA
- a CDS encoding N-acetylmuramoyl-L-alanine amidase translates to MHVYAPVAFAYSVRGDYALVNSDDKKVPEKVEVIVIDPGHGGRDPGAIGINGIEEKQVNLSIALHLERYLKRNGFKVFLTRDSDKTISLEERAQFVNKIDADLFISIHTNAHTDKSAHGYETFYLSDPLYDSLDPTMLFSEGNGYVKYDLFSQVNHEIGRLYLKLLDSASSESRSYSIGLADSIHSSLKTHIASRDRGVKRARFFVLRKTQMPAVLIEVGFISNTHEETQLSQDTHREKIACGIAQGVILFCNGITHKNEYIGYHKKQEIQDEKRQKCLKQ, encoded by the coding sequence GTGCATGTATATGCACCAGTGGCTTTCGCCTATAGTGTGAGAGGTGACTATGCTTTAGTAAACTCAGATGACAAGAAAGTGCCGGAGAAAGTTGAAGTTATTGTTATAGATCCCGGCCATGGGGGAAGAGATCCCGGAGCAATTGGTATAAATGGAATAGAAGAAAAGCAGGTAAATCTTAGCATTGCACTACATTTAGAGAGGTATCTAAAAAGAAACGGTTTTAAAGTATTCCTGACACGTGACTCAGATAAGACCATTTCGTTAGAGGAACGTGCGCAGTTTGTAAACAAGATTGACGCAGATCTTTTTATTAGTATTCATACGAACGCTCACACGGATAAAAGCGCTCATGGGTATGAGACTTTTTATCTGTCTGATCCGCTGTATGATTCATTGGATCCTACGATGTTATTTAGTGAGGGCAACGGATATGTGAAATACGACTTATTTTCACAGGTAAATCATGAAATAGGGAGGTTATATTTAAAACTGTTAGATTCAGCTTCGAGTGAGTCGCGTTCATATAGTATTGGTTTGGCAGATTCCATTCATTCATCTTTAAAAACACATATTGCTTCACGTGATAGAGGGGTGAAAAGAGCGCGTTTTTTTGTTTTAAGAAAGACACAGATGCCCGCAGTGCTAATCGAAGTTGGTTTTATTTCCAATACACATGAAGAAACACAGCTTTCACAAGACACACATAGGGAGAAAATTGCCTGCGGTATTGCTCAAGGGGTCATTTTGTTTTGTAATGGCATTACGCATAAGAATGAATACATTGGTTATCATAAAAAACAAGAAATACAAGATGAAAAGAGGCAAAAGTGTTTGAAGCAATGA
- a CDS encoding Lrp/AsnC ligand binding domain-containing protein, with the protein MAKAYLKIIVEGGKESKIKTALLKIKGVKSAELTTGEQDIICLIEGKTHKDVLRLIIDKIRKIKGVKETVTNLILE; encoded by the coding sequence ATGGCAAAAGCATATCTCAAGATAATTGTTGAAGGCGGAAAAGAATCTAAAATTAAGACTGCTCTTCTTAAAATAAAAGGGGTTAAAAGCGCTGAGCTGACTACTGGCGAACAGGATATTATTTGTCTTATCGAAGGGAAAACGCATAAAGATGTCCTGAGACTCATCATTGATAAGATCAGAAAAATAAAAGGCGTCAAGGAAACCGTCACAAACCTTATTCTGGAATGA
- the smpB gene encoding SsrA-binding protein SmpB, which produces MNKNTSHVIITNRKALHDYHIIDTFETGIELRGTEVKSLRQKKGNMNDSFARVIKGEVFLFNLHISPYDFGNINNHDPLRTRKLLLHKSEIMKLSGKATTKGFALIPLKLYLKKGKVKVALAIGRGKTQYDKRETIKERDSQREMQRAIRKHNK; this is translated from the coding sequence ATGAATAAGAATACCTCACACGTTATTATTACCAACCGAAAAGCTCTTCATGATTATCATATTATAGATACGTTCGAGACGGGAATTGAGTTGCGGGGGACAGAAGTAAAGTCTTTGCGCCAAAAAAAAGGTAATATGAACGACAGTTTTGCGCGGGTAATTAAAGGGGAAGTGTTCCTTTTTAACCTCCACATTAGTCCATACGATTTTGGTAATATTAACAATCACGATCCCTTGAGAACGCGTAAATTATTGCTCCATAAAAGTGAAATAATGAAGTTATCGGGAAAAGCGACGACAAAAGGATTTGCGTTAATTCCCTTGAAATTATATTTAAAAAAAGGTAAAGTGAAAGTGGCTCTCGCTATCGGACGTGGTAAAACACAGTACGACAAGCGGGAAACGATCAAAGAAAGAGATTCTCAAAGAGAAATGCAACGTGCCATAAGAAAACACAATAAGTAG
- the rnhC gene encoding ribonuclease HIII, which translates to MVDLIGKGLYVCDLDKDKVPVLRQYLDESGYMFKKVPYTYFSAQRKNLSVTMYLKGKLVIQGKMASEFVEFYLEPQLLKKITMSGGKRIDADYGESRIGVDESGKGDYFGPLVVASVFSEASEIVKLEEMGVRDSKKLSDKAVDVLYKKIIEKYPHSVVVIGPEKYNELYVKMSNLNVMLAWAHARAIENLVTKVQCSKVIVDQFADERMVKSALLKKGRDINLEQRHRAESDLVVAAASIVARGEFLKRLRRISVELNYQLLKGAGDKVNELALKMYNEKGMDIMQRAAKLHFKNTEKVKNLRFKSSETNPKPATKKKMKKKTSEDEVSDE; encoded by the coding sequence ATGGTTGATTTAATAGGTAAAGGTTTATATGTCTGTGATCTTGATAAAGATAAAGTGCCTGTACTCAGGCAGTATCTTGATGAGAGTGGATATATGTTTAAAAAGGTTCCCTATACCTATTTCAGCGCGCAAAGGAAAAATCTTTCCGTTACTATGTATTTAAAAGGGAAGCTTGTCATACAAGGTAAGATGGCGTCAGAATTTGTGGAATTTTATCTAGAACCTCAGCTCTTGAAGAAAATTACGATGAGCGGAGGAAAACGTATCGATGCTGATTATGGTGAGAGTAGAATTGGTGTTGATGAAAGTGGAAAAGGGGACTATTTTGGGCCGCTTGTTGTCGCGAGTGTGTTTTCTGAGGCGTCAGAGATTGTAAAATTAGAAGAGATGGGTGTTAGAGACAGTAAGAAACTTTCGGACAAAGCAGTTGATGTGCTGTATAAAAAAATTATTGAAAAATATCCCCATTCGGTTGTTGTTATTGGTCCTGAAAAGTATAACGAGCTTTATGTAAAGATGTCAAATTTAAATGTCATGCTTGCGTGGGCACATGCTCGTGCAATAGAAAATCTTGTAACAAAAGTACAATGCTCAAAAGTTATTGTTGATCAGTTCGCTGATGAAAGAATGGTGAAATCTGCACTTCTCAAGAAGGGCAGAGACATTAATTTAGAGCAAAGACATAGAGCAGAAAGCGATTTAGTGGTTGCTGCAGCATCAATAGTTGCTCGGGGAGAATTTTTGAAGCGTTTGAGAAGAATCTCCGTCGAGCTTAATTATCAGTTATTAAAAGGTGCTGGGGATAAGGTAAATGAACTGGCGCTTAAAATGTACAATGAAAAAGGAATGGATATAATGCAGAGAGCTGCAAAACTTCATTTTAAAAACACGGAAAAGGTCAAGAATCTGCGGTTTAAATCGTCTGAGACAAATCCCAAGCCCGCAACAAAGAAAAAAATGAAGAAGAAAACGTCCGAAGACGAAGTGAGTGATGAATAA
- a CDS encoding PhoH family protein has protein sequence MEKIFILDTNVILHSAASLKSFGDNMVVIPLEVIEELDKFKKESSERGRNARAAIRQLDILRKRGRLSDGVKMKNGGIFKISLTQPDEKIDFDKNITDNKILMLAYNLHRTNKDKKVIFVSKDINARIKSDALGIYTVDFEKQKVDFEKLYTGWQQMDLNKKNYDTLLATGEMPVEGRKLCPNEYVIAYNASSKEDHVICKHDHRNNKLVVLPNDNLKLWNIRPRSFEQRIAFDLLLDPEIKLVTLVGQAGTGKTLLALTVGLQQVINESKFQKMLISRPIMPLGKDIGYLPGSKEEKIGHWMDPIHDNLEYILSHKTPDIKVKIYQLFKDNKIETEALTYIRGRSIPNQFVIIDEAQNLTPHEIKTIISRAGYGTKMILTGDPYQIDNPYLDASSNGLSYATERLKDESLVGTVTLTKSERSPLASIAAELL, from the coding sequence ATGGAAAAAATCTTTATATTAGACACAAATGTTATTCTTCATAGTGCAGCTTCATTAAAATCATTCGGAGACAACATGGTTGTTATCCCTCTTGAGGTCATTGAAGAGCTAGATAAATTTAAAAAAGAGAGCTCTGAACGCGGGAGAAACGCAAGAGCTGCCATACGACAATTAGATATTCTCAGAAAAAGAGGTCGCCTCAGTGATGGCGTAAAAATGAAAAATGGCGGGATCTTCAAAATCTCACTGACTCAACCAGATGAAAAAATTGATTTTGATAAAAATATCACAGACAATAAAATACTTATGCTCGCTTACAACCTCCACAGGACAAATAAAGATAAAAAAGTGATTTTTGTTTCAAAAGATATCAACGCGCGCATTAAGTCTGATGCCCTCGGTATTTATACTGTCGACTTTGAAAAACAAAAAGTTGATTTTGAAAAATTATATACCGGATGGCAGCAAATGGATCTCAATAAAAAGAATTATGACACACTCCTTGCTACGGGTGAAATGCCAGTTGAGGGAAGAAAATTATGTCCAAACGAATATGTTATTGCATACAACGCAAGCAGCAAAGAAGATCATGTTATCTGCAAACACGATCATAGAAATAATAAGCTTGTGGTCCTCCCCAATGACAACTTAAAGCTTTGGAATATCCGTCCGCGCAGTTTTGAGCAGCGTATAGCCTTTGACCTTCTTCTTGACCCTGAAATTAAATTGGTAACTCTCGTAGGACAGGCAGGTACCGGTAAAACTCTTCTTGCGCTTACCGTAGGGCTCCAACAAGTTATCAATGAAAGTAAGTTCCAGAAAATGCTCATTTCCCGACCTATCATGCCGCTGGGAAAAGACATTGGATACCTTCCCGGATCAAAGGAAGAAAAGATCGGACATTGGATGGATCCAATCCATGACAATCTTGAATATATACTCAGTCATAAAACACCTGATATAAAGGTTAAAATATACCAGTTATTTAAAGACAATAAGATTGAAACAGAGGCATTAACATATATTCGAGGCAGAAGTATTCCAAATCAATTTGTTATAATTGATGAAGCTCAAAATCTGACCCCACACGAGATTAAAACAATTATTAGTAGGGCTGGATATGGGACAAAAATGATATTAACCGGTGATCCATACCAAATTGATAATCCATATCTTGATGCGAGCTCTAACGGTTTGTCTTATGCAACCGAACGATTAAAAGATGAATCATTAGTTGGAACGGTAACATTAACAAAAAGTGAGCGTAGTCCTTTAGCATCTATTGCAGCAGAACTATTATAA